A single genomic interval of Cervus elaphus chromosome 26, mCerEla1.1, whole genome shotgun sequence harbors:
- the LOC122684153 gene encoding olfactory receptor 8I2-like yields the protein MAGKNFTEVMFFIFHGFANHPKLQVSLFMMFLFTYLFTVLGNLGLILLIRINSQFHTPMYFFLSNLEFIDIFYSSTVTPKALVNLQSIQKIISFVGCFVQMYFFVGLVCSECFLLGSMACDHYVAICNPLLYSMVMSQEVCRWLGVIPYMISFTNSLVSICVISTLAFCDASISHLFCNTTALLALSCMDAFNTEMVIFVLAGFTLLRSLFIITVTYIAIISAILQIWSAAGRQKAFSTCVSHIMGVTVFYGSLFFTYLQPDNTSSLTQAQVASVICTIVIPVLNLLI from the coding sequence ATGGCTGGGAAAAATTTCACAGAGGTGATGTTCTTCATCTTCCACGGATTTGCAAATCACCCTAAACTACAAGTCAGCCTCTTCATgatgtttctttttacttatctTTTCACTGTTTTGGGGAATCTTGGACTAATTCTGTTAATCAGAATCAACTCTCAGTTCCACACACCTATGTACTTTTTCCTTAGCAATTTAGAATTCATTGATATATTTTATTCCTCTACTGTAACACCCAAGGCACTGGTAAATCTCCAGTCAATTCAGAAAATCATCTCCTTCGTTGGCTGCTTTGTTCAAATGTACTTTTTTGTGGGTTTAGTGTGTAGTGAGTGCTTTCTTCTGGGGTCCATGGCCTGTGACCACTATGTAGCTATCTGCAATCCCTTATTGTATTCCATGGTCATGTCCCAGGAGGTGTGCAGGTGGTTGGGAGTCATCCCTTATATGATCAGCTTCACCAATTCTCTGGTCTCCATCTGTGTGATCAGCACATTGGCATTCTGTGATGCGAGCATCAGTCACcttttctgcaacaccacagctcTTCTAGCTCTGTCCTGCATGGATGCATTCAACACAGAAATGGTGATCTTTGTTTTAGCTGGCTTCACCCTTCTTAGATCTCTCTTCATCATCACAGTCACCTACATTGCCATCATTTCAGCCATCCTGCAGATCTGGTCTGCAGCAGGCAGACAGAAAGCATTTTCCACCTGTGTGTCCCACATCATGGGGGTGACTGTCTTCTATGGGTCCCTGTTTTTCACGTATTTGCAGCCTGATAACACATCCTCCTTGACCCAGGCACAGGTAGCATCTGTAATCTGTACCATTGTCATTCCAGTGCTGAATCTGCTTATCTAG